In Stenotrophomonas sp. ASS1, the following proteins share a genomic window:
- the arsH gene encoding arsenical resistance protein ArsH, with the protein MNKPITSPSLPHLREASLPQPDHQRLAAERQGPPRILLLYGSLRPQSFSRKLALEAERLLQHLGCETRVFDPHALPLLDSVDKGHPEVQRLREWSHWSEGQVWVSPERHGTVTGVFKNQIDWLPLEDGSVRPTQGRTLAVMQVCGGSQSFNTVNTLRVLGRWMRMLTIPNQSSVAKAWQEFDEDGRMKPSPYYDRVVDVVEELVKFTLLTRGRADYLVDRYSERKGDALAVELARAAGATGV; encoded by the coding sequence ATGAACAAGCCGATCACAAGTCCTTCGCTGCCCCATCTGAGGGAGGCTTCGCTTCCCCAGCCAGATCACCAGCGGTTGGCGGCCGAACGCCAGGGACCGCCACGCATCCTGCTGCTGTATGGCTCACTGCGTCCGCAATCGTTCAGCCGCAAGCTGGCACTGGAGGCCGAACGCCTGCTGCAGCATCTGGGCTGCGAAACGCGCGTGTTCGATCCACATGCCTTGCCGCTGCTGGACAGCGTGGACAAGGGGCATCCGGAAGTGCAGCGGCTGCGCGAGTGGTCGCACTGGTCGGAAGGGCAGGTGTGGGTCAGCCCGGAGCGGCACGGCACGGTGACCGGCGTGTTCAAGAACCAGATCGACTGGCTGCCACTGGAAGACGGCAGCGTGCGGCCGACCCAGGGCCGGACGCTGGCGGTGATGCAGGTCTGCGGCGGTTCGCAGTCGTTCAACACGGTCAATACGCTGCGGGTACTGGGCCGCTGGATGCGCATGCTGACCATTCCCAACCAGTCGTCGGTGGCCAAGGCCTGGCAGGAGTTCGACGAAGACGGGCGGATGAAGCCTTCGCCCTACTACGATCGTGTGGTGGATGTGGTCGAAGAACTGGTGAAGTTCACGCTGCTCACCCGCGGCCGCGCCGACTACCTCGTGGACCGTTACAGCGAGCGCAAGGGCGATGCGTTGGCGGTGGAGCTGGCGCGGGCGGCGGGAGCGACCGGCGTCTGA
- a CDS encoding winged helix-turn-helix domain-containing protein encodes METSNAITALTALGHATRLAAFRLLVEAGPAGRMAGDIAATLQVPPATLSFHLKELVQAGLVESESQGRHVCYRANFRAMSGLIEYLTHNCCAGSPSEQCAPLGNPCSC; translated from the coding sequence ATGGAAACATCAAATGCAATCACTGCGCTCACCGCACTCGGCCACGCCACCCGCCTGGCAGCCTTCCGCCTGCTGGTCGAAGCTGGCCCAGCCGGTCGCATGGCCGGCGACATCGCCGCAACGCTCCAGGTTCCTCCCGCCACCCTCAGCTTCCACCTGAAGGAGCTGGTACAGGCCGGCCTGGTCGAGAGCGAGAGCCAGGGCCGCCACGTCTGCTACCGAGCGAATTTCAGGGCAATGAGCGGCCTGATCGAGTACCTCACGCACAACTGCTGCGCCGGTTCGCCCAGCGAACAGTGCGCGCCGTTGGGCAATCCCTGCAGCTGCTGA
- a CDS encoding arsenate reductase ArsC — protein sequence MSRSILFLCTGNSARSVLAEATLRAWGGDRFTAFSAGSHPTGQVNPFALAQLRAEGMPVAGLRSKSWDEFADAAPMDLVITVCDAAAAEACPVVFGDFIRSHWGLPDPAEAEGSDADKAAAFAHAHAIVKARVQALLALPGHVWQDRGMLQQALDQIGHLLPAARTP from the coding sequence ATGTCCCGCTCCATCCTGTTTCTCTGCACCGGCAACAGCGCCCGCAGCGTGCTGGCCGAAGCCACCCTGCGCGCATGGGGTGGCGACCGCTTCACGGCCTTCAGTGCCGGCAGCCACCCGACCGGCCAGGTCAATCCATTCGCGCTTGCACAGCTTCGCGCCGAAGGCATGCCGGTCGCGGGACTGCGCAGCAAATCCTGGGATGAGTTCGCCGACGCGGCTCCGATGGATCTGGTGATCACCGTCTGCGATGCAGCGGCAGCGGAAGCCTGCCCCGTAGTGTTTGGTGATTTCATCCGTAGCCATTGGGGTCTGCCGGACCCAGCCGAGGCAGAGGGCAGCGATGCCGACAAGGCCGCCGCCTTCGCCCACGCGCATGCCATCGTGAAGGCACGCGTGCAGGCCCTGCTGGCACTGCCCGGGCACGTGTGGCAAGACCGCGGAATGCTGCAGCAGGCGCTGGACCAGATCGGCCACCTGCTGCCGGCAGCGCGCACGCCATGA
- the arsB gene encoding ACR3 family arsenite efflux transporter — MGLFERHLTLWVALCIIVGTLLGHFLPGAFASLAAAEVAKVNLPVAVLIWLMIIPMLLRVDFGAMRQLGQHWKGIGVTLFINWAVKPFSMALLGWLFLRHVFADWLPAGQIDSYIAGLILLAAAPCTAMVFVWSNLCRGDANFTLSQVALNDAIMVVAYAPVVALLLGLSAITVPWDTLLLSVGLYIVVPVLVAALLRRWILSRHGQPGLQTALRRLGPLSLSALLLTLVLLFGFQGQQIVQQPLVIALIAVPILIQVYFTSGLAYLLNRRLGVAHCVAGPSALIGASNFFELAVATAVGLFGVHSGAALATVVGVLIEVPVMLSVVKIVNRSRNWYEVRERA, encoded by the coding sequence ATGGGCCTGTTCGAGCGCCACCTGACGCTCTGGGTCGCGCTGTGCATCATCGTCGGCACGCTGCTCGGGCACTTCCTGCCAGGTGCTTTCGCCTCCCTGGCGGCGGCTGAAGTGGCCAAGGTCAACCTTCCGGTGGCGGTGCTGATCTGGCTGATGATCATCCCGATGCTGCTGAGGGTGGATTTCGGTGCCATGCGCCAGCTGGGGCAGCACTGGAAAGGCATCGGGGTGACGCTGTTCATCAACTGGGCGGTGAAGCCGTTCTCGATGGCGCTGCTGGGCTGGCTCTTCCTGCGTCACGTCTTTGCGGACTGGCTGCCCGCCGGCCAGATCGACAGCTACATCGCCGGCCTGATCCTGCTGGCGGCCGCGCCCTGCACGGCCATGGTGTTCGTATGGAGCAACCTGTGCCGCGGCGATGCCAACTTCACACTGAGCCAGGTGGCACTGAACGACGCGATCATGGTGGTGGCCTATGCGCCGGTGGTGGCGCTGCTGCTGGGGCTGTCGGCCATCACCGTGCCGTGGGATACGCTGCTGCTGTCGGTCGGCCTGTACATCGTGGTTCCGGTACTGGTGGCCGCATTGCTGCGGCGCTGGATCCTGTCGCGCCATGGCCAGCCCGGGCTGCAGACGGCGCTGCGCCGGCTGGGGCCACTGTCACTGTCGGCGCTGCTGCTGACGCTGGTGCTGCTGTTCGGGTTCCAGGGCCAGCAGATCGTGCAGCAGCCGCTGGTGATTGCGTTGATCGCGGTCCCGATCCTGATCCAGGTCTATTTCACCTCCGGCCTGGCCTACCTGCTCAACCGGCGCCTGGGTGTGGCGCATTGTGTGGCCGGGCCGTCGGCACTGATCGGCGCAAGCAACTTCTTCGAACTGGCGGTGGCGACGGCCGTGGGCCTTTTCGGTGTCCACTCCGGTGCGGCGCTGGCCACGGTGGTGGGGGTGCTGATTGAAGTCCCCGTGATGCTTTCGGTGGTGAAGATCGTGAACCGGTCACGCAACTGGTATGAGGTGCGCGAGCGCGCTTGA
- a CDS encoding RcnB family protein, whose protein sequence is MYTARLFAIALTAAAALAAAPAFADPPHHARGNGPPPHAGGPHNRDAPPPGWQKKAWRRGERLPWAEVDRRYWVDDYARYHLREPGRDQRWVRQSDSEYLLVEIATGLIIDALHR, encoded by the coding sequence ATGTACACCGCACGCTTGTTCGCCATTGCTTTGACCGCGGCTGCCGCGCTGGCCGCGGCACCCGCCTTCGCCGATCCGCCGCACCATGCGCGCGGCAACGGGCCACCGCCGCACGCCGGTGGCCCGCACAACCGTGATGCACCGCCGCCGGGCTGGCAGAAGAAGGCCTGGCGTCGCGGCGAGCGCCTGCCATGGGCGGAAGTGGACCGCCGTTACTGGGTGGATGACTATGCGCGCTACCACCTGCGCGAGCCGGGCCGCGACCAGCGCTGGGTCCGGCAGTCCGATAGCGAGTACCTGCTGGTGGAGATTGCTACCGGGTTGATCATCGACGCGCTGCATCGTTGA
- a CDS encoding nuclear transport factor 2 family protein: MQTSRAPLALLALLLSASPGHAGNNSPAHSPADGKAIEQVVESFRTSLINKDKPTYMGLFFSDKPEDIGWQFVSEDVRLQDIRKAKPDAIKARRIPANNFIALIDGAVASPKPKEETFSNTKIETDGDVASVSFDYSFHDDGVKTNWGKEMWQLIRTEQGWKIFSVIYSIRDSRSPAE, encoded by the coding sequence ATGCAGACATCAAGAGCACCACTCGCCCTCCTCGCGCTTCTGCTGTCAGCCTCGCCAGGCCATGCCGGCAACAACAGTCCAGCCCACAGTCCAGCCGATGGAAAAGCCATCGAACAGGTGGTCGAATCGTTCCGCACCTCGTTGATCAACAAGGACAAGCCGACCTACATGGGCCTGTTCTTCTCGGACAAACCGGAAGACATCGGCTGGCAGTTTGTCTCCGAGGATGTGCGCCTGCAGGACATCCGCAAGGCCAAGCCCGATGCGATCAAGGCACGCCGGATTCCCGCCAATAACTTCATCGCGCTGATCGACGGGGCGGTGGCCTCGCCGAAGCCGAAGGAGGAGACATTCTCCAACACGAAGATCGAGACGGATGGCGATGTGGCCTCGGTGTCGTTCGACTACAGCTTCCACGACGATGGAGTGAAGACCAACTGGGGCAAGGAGATGTGGCAGCTGATCCGCACCGAACAGGGCTGGAAGATCTTCTCGGTGATCTATTCGATCCGCGATTCACGCAGCCCGGCCGAATGA
- a CDS encoding diacylglycerol kinase, with the protein MQPPSPKDSGKYPHGKTGLRRIFYTLIHSRDGFIATFRGEAAFRQLLLLHALLIATASLLDISQVERAVVLAVCFISLLVELLNSAIEAVVDRISLDHHPLSKNAKDMGSAAQTTALLMVGTVWGVILLG; encoded by the coding sequence ATGCAGCCACCCTCCCCCAAGGACAGCGGTAAATACCCGCATGGAAAGACCGGCCTTCGCCGCATCTTCTACACGCTGATCCATTCGCGCGACGGCTTCATCGCCACCTTCCGTGGCGAAGCCGCCTTCCGGCAGCTGTTGCTGCTGCATGCGCTGCTGATCGCCACCGCGTCCCTGCTGGACATCAGCCAGGTCGAACGCGCCGTGGTGCTGGCGGTCTGCTTCATCAGCCTGCTGGTGGAGCTGCTGAACTCGGCCATCGAAGCGGTGGTCGACCGCATCTCGCTTGACCACCACCCACTGTCCAAGAACGCCAAGGACATGGGCAGCGCGGCCCAGACCACCGCACTGCTGATGGTCGGCACGGTGTGGGGCGTGATCCTGCTGGGTTAG
- a CDS encoding DUF3307 domain-containing protein: MLETLLVLLTAHLVADFVLQTTKMIARKQELHGLLLHVAVVLLVIAALTGSINPWVYLIIGFSHAVMDWIKVHWLPDGVHAFVIDQLVHIAFIVLIALMFPHVARDGWYGMIPTQVQLLMYQGMSIASGLILVVNVGGALVEKLLAPFTAGLKMGSAESAPTTAAVQSDDHKGMQTAGRYIGRLERGLIFMFLLLGQPEGVGLMLAAKSVLRFADRQARAHTEYVIIGTMLSFGWAIAATMLTKLAISHWR; this comes from the coding sequence ATGCTTGAAACGCTGCTCGTACTGTTGACCGCTCACCTTGTCGCCGATTTCGTGCTGCAGACCACGAAGATGATCGCGCGCAAGCAGGAACTGCATGGCCTGCTACTGCACGTAGCAGTGGTGCTGCTCGTCATCGCCGCGCTGACCGGTTCAATCAACCCGTGGGTCTATCTCATCATCGGTTTCAGCCATGCGGTGATGGACTGGATCAAGGTGCATTGGCTCCCCGATGGCGTGCACGCATTCGTCATTGACCAGTTGGTGCATATCGCCTTCATCGTGTTGATCGCGTTGATGTTCCCTCACGTTGCCCGCGATGGCTGGTACGGGATGATCCCGACCCAGGTCCAACTGTTGATGTATCAGGGCATGTCGATCGCGAGCGGCTTGATCCTTGTGGTCAACGTCGGCGGCGCCCTGGTGGAGAAGCTGCTTGCGCCGTTCACGGCAGGACTCAAGATGGGAAGCGCCGAATCGGCGCCTACGACCGCAGCCGTGCAGAGCGACGATCACAAGGGCATGCAGACCGCAGGGCGCTATATCGGGCGGCTGGAAAGGGGCCTGATCTTCATGTTCCTGCTGCTGGGCCAGCCGGAGGGCGTGGGGTTGATGCTGGCCGCCAAATCGGTGCTGCGCTTCGCCGACCGGCAGGCGCGGGCACACACCGAATATGTGATCATCGGTACCATGCTCAGCTTCGGTTGGGCCATCGCCGCAACCATGTTGACCAAGCTCGCCATCTCGCATTGGCGCTAG
- a CDS encoding M14 family metallocarboxypeptidase has product MTVAQFYPIGTPGQPWGDAERAQWRARQQRQRSYHDDVVAALERLDDSFDVIQYGQLDYAPDHYPLFAVVNHNWNPALPTALITGGVHGYETSGVHGALQFLEQQAERYLGRLNLIVAPCVSPWGYERIQRWNPDAIDPNRSFRDGGQIEEAAALMRWVAERKPNLLVHLDLHETTDSDLHEFDPARCARDGKPFERDTIPDGFYVIGNSEDPQAEFQKALIAAVAPVTHIAPADAEGNLVGLPLQSPGVVWGESRSIGACAGFTDARFATTTEVYPDSPRTNPQECNDAQVAAVCAGLDFALTK; this is encoded by the coding sequence ATGACTGTTGCGCAGTTCTACCCGATCGGCACCCCCGGACAGCCCTGGGGCGACGCGGAACGCGCACAGTGGCGGGCGCGCCAGCAGCGCCAGCGCAGCTACCACGACGACGTGGTGGCCGCGCTCGAGCGCCTGGACGACAGCTTCGATGTGATCCAGTACGGCCAGCTGGACTATGCGCCGGACCACTACCCGCTGTTCGCGGTGGTCAACCACAACTGGAACCCGGCGCTGCCGACCGCGCTGATCACCGGCGGCGTGCATGGCTACGAGACCAGCGGCGTGCATGGCGCCCTGCAGTTCCTGGAACAGCAGGCCGAGCGTTACCTGGGCCGGTTGAACCTGATCGTGGCGCCGTGCGTCAGCCCGTGGGGCTACGAGCGCATCCAGCGCTGGAACCCGGATGCCATCGACCCGAACCGCAGCTTCCGTGACGGCGGCCAGATCGAGGAAGCCGCCGCGCTGATGCGCTGGGTGGCCGAGCGCAAGCCGAACCTGCTGGTGCACCTGGACCTGCACGAGACCACCGACAGCGACCTGCACGAGTTCGATCCGGCGCGCTGCGCCCGTGACGGCAAGCCGTTCGAGCGCGACACCATTCCGGATGGCTTCTACGTGATCGGCAACAGTGAAGATCCGCAGGCCGAGTTCCAGAAGGCCCTGATCGCTGCGGTCGCGCCAGTCACCCATATCGCCCCGGCCGACGCCGAGGGCAACCTGGTCGGCCTGCCGCTGCAGTCGCCGGGCGTGGTGTGGGGTGAGTCGCGCTCGATCGGCGCCTGCGCCGGCTTCACCGACGCGCGCTTTGCCACCACCACCGAGGTCTACCCGGACAGCCCGCGCACCAACCCGCAGGAGTGCAACGACGCCCAGGTGGCGGCGGTGTGTGCGGGCCTGGATTTCGCCCTGACGAAGTAA
- a CDS encoding DUF3348 family protein, whose amino-acid sequence MANAAQPVLGGPEFLRLLARLSDGAMPASSPALTDRLGQWVDWSRAVALSGALGGRLPEPGEATEAAGDVLDDCAQAHASLLASISEDAEAERLLDLAEAATAPNFASLRQRYRVLQQAIQTATGRLRGRLRDQLVQASPELARLAEVDAVMEQTLTPREHSLLATAPAVLGARFERVHGQPGWRTAFRHDMRTLLLAELQLRFHPIEGLQDALRSH is encoded by the coding sequence ATGGCGAACGCAGCGCAGCCGGTCCTGGGTGGACCGGAATTCCTCCGCCTGCTCGCCCGTCTCAGCGACGGCGCGATGCCGGCCAGCAGTCCCGCCCTGACCGATCGCCTCGGCCAATGGGTGGACTGGAGCCGTGCCGTGGCCCTGTCCGGGGCGCTCGGCGGACGCCTGCCCGAGCCGGGTGAGGCCACCGAAGCGGCCGGGGATGTGCTGGACGACTGCGCCCAGGCCCATGCCAGCCTGCTGGCCTCGATCAGTGAGGATGCCGAGGCCGAGCGCCTGCTGGACCTGGCCGAAGCCGCCACCGCACCCAACTTCGCCTCGCTGCGCCAGCGCTACCGGGTACTGCAGCAGGCCATCCAGACCGCCACCGGGCGCCTGCGGGGCCGCCTGCGCGATCAGCTGGTGCAGGCTTCACCCGAGCTGGCACGGCTGGCCGAGGTCGATGCGGTGATGGAACAGACACTCACCCCGCGCGAGCACAGCCTGCTGGCCACCGCGCCGGCGGTGCTCGGCGCCCGTTTTGAACGCGTGCACGGCCAGCCCGGCTGGCGCACGGCCTTCCGCCATGACATGCGCACCCTGCTGCTTGCCGAGCTGCAGCTGCGCTTCCACCCGATCGAAGGGCTGCAAGACGCCCTGCGCTCCCACTGA
- a CDS encoding DUF802 domain-containing protein: protein MSRTAFHVVVFLVGLLAVCWIGIGYVSVHPLGAAVAAIIAACYIAGGVELYRYRQASNGLRSALSDLSSAKESLAPWLERVPMGLRNAVRLRVEGERTALPAPVLTPYLVGLLVLLGMLGTLLGMMDTLRGTGLALQSATDMAAIRGSLASPVQGLAVAFGTSIAGVASSAMLGLLAALLRRDRLQAVQQLDRAIAGDLHPYSQAWQRAESLRLLQAQSAALPALVDRLQAMTSTFEQHSAAANERLLAGQAEFLTQSQALQERLAVSLQQSLREGAEASAAAIGGALQPMAETTLAGLAHHGEALHARVEQAVQQQLSGLSDGFERSRVATEASWAKVVSEQTQAQQALVSDLRQHLQAFSDGQGTQAEALVARIGERLQADASGNAEAWRAAAEQQQALNSALVERQQQALLDASEHLDARAQALLQALEQHHSASQALLQDHELQRSQQWQAAQAATATAHAELQASLDSREQQRQARWDAVSAELQQAHAALQAQLQAGDEQRLQRWSDALQHVSTDLAERLQANGERLAAQQQQVCDTLAATAQQIGENGRAQASATLAEVSTLLQTAAAAPKAAADVINELRSTLSESLVRDNAMLEERGRLLATVQTLLDAINHASHEQRTAVDALVGGSAELLERVGNRFTDHIAAETGKLDGIAAALSGSAGDVGQLAGSFGEAVAQFGSASTELSGRLEQIGGALDASLARSDEQLAYYVAQAREVVDLSLLSQKQVMEELQQLATRRGKAGSA from the coding sequence ATGTCCAGAACTGCTTTCCATGTCGTTGTTTTCCTTGTCGGCCTGCTGGCCGTGTGCTGGATCGGCATTGGCTACGTTTCGGTGCATCCGCTGGGTGCAGCGGTAGCGGCAATCATCGCGGCCTGCTACATCGCCGGTGGCGTGGAGCTGTACCGCTATCGGCAGGCCAGCAACGGCCTGCGCAGCGCACTGAGTGACCTGTCCAGCGCGAAGGAGAGCCTTGCGCCCTGGCTGGAGCGCGTGCCGATGGGCCTGCGCAACGCCGTGCGCCTGCGCGTGGAAGGCGAGCGCACCGCCCTGCCCGCGCCGGTGCTGACCCCGTACCTGGTTGGCCTGCTGGTGCTGCTGGGCATGCTCGGCACCCTGCTGGGCATGATGGACACGCTGCGTGGCACCGGCCTGGCCCTGCAGAGCGCAACCGACATGGCCGCCATCCGCGGCTCGCTGGCGTCGCCGGTCCAAGGCCTGGCCGTGGCATTCGGCACTTCGATCGCCGGTGTGGCCAGCTCGGCCATGCTCGGCCTGCTGGCAGCGCTACTGCGCCGTGACCGCCTGCAGGCCGTGCAGCAGCTGGACCGTGCCATTGCCGGCGACCTGCACCCGTACTCGCAGGCCTGGCAGCGCGCCGAGTCGCTGCGGCTGCTGCAGGCACAGTCCGCCGCGCTGCCGGCGCTGGTCGACCGCCTGCAGGCGATGACCAGCACCTTCGAACAGCACAGTGCGGCCGCCAATGAGCGCCTGCTGGCCGGCCAGGCCGAGTTCCTGACCCAGAGCCAGGCGCTGCAGGAACGCCTGGCTGTCTCGCTGCAGCAGTCGCTGCGCGAAGGCGCCGAGGCCAGCGCCGCTGCCATCGGTGGCGCGCTGCAGCCGATGGCCGAAACCACGCTGGCCGGCCTGGCCCACCATGGTGAGGCGCTGCATGCCCGTGTCGAACAGGCGGTGCAGCAGCAGTTGTCTGGCCTGAGCGACGGTTTCGAGCGCAGCCGCGTCGCTACCGAAGCCAGCTGGGCCAAGGTGGTGAGCGAGCAGACCCAGGCACAACAGGCGCTGGTGAGTGATCTGCGGCAGCACCTGCAGGCCTTCAGCGACGGCCAGGGCACGCAGGCCGAAGCACTGGTCGCGCGCATCGGCGAGCGCCTGCAGGCCGATGCCAGCGGCAATGCCGAGGCCTGGCGCGCCGCCGCCGAACAGCAGCAGGCACTGAACAGCGCGCTGGTCGAACGCCAGCAGCAGGCGTTGCTGGACGCCAGCGAGCATCTGGACGCACGTGCGCAGGCGCTGCTGCAGGCACTGGAACAGCACCACAGCGCCAGCCAGGCGCTGCTGCAGGATCACGAACTGCAGCGTTCGCAGCAGTGGCAGGCCGCGCAGGCCGCCACCGCCACCGCGCACGCCGAACTGCAGGCCAGCCTGGACAGCCGCGAGCAGCAGCGCCAAGCGCGCTGGGATGCGGTCAGTGCCGAACTGCAGCAGGCCCACGCCGCGCTGCAGGCCCAGCTGCAGGCCGGCGACGAACAGCGCCTGCAGCGCTGGAGCGATGCCCTGCAGCATGTTTCCACCGATCTGGCCGAACGCCTGCAGGCCAATGGCGAACGCCTGGCCGCGCAGCAGCAGCAGGTCTGCGACACGCTGGCGGCCACCGCACAGCAGATCGGCGAGAACGGTCGCGCCCAGGCCAGTGCCACGCTGGCGGAAGTGTCCACCCTGCTGCAGACCGCGGCCGCTGCACCGAAGGCCGCCGCCGACGTCATCAACGAGCTGCGCAGCACGCTCTCCGAGAGCCTGGTGCGCGACAACGCGATGCTGGAAGAACGCGGCCGGCTGCTGGCCACCGTGCAGACCCTGCTCGATGCGATCAACCATGCCTCGCACGAACAGCGCACCGCCGTGGACGCGCTGGTCGGTGGTTCGGCCGAGCTGCTGGAACGCGTCGGCAACCGCTTCACCGACCATATCGCCGCCGAGACCGGCAAGCTGGATGGCATTGCCGCAGCGCTCAGCGGCAGCGCCGGCGACGTCGGCCAGCTGGCCGGCAGCTTCGGCGAAGCCGTCGCACAGTTCGGCAGCGCCTCCACCGAGCTGTCCGGCCGCCTGGAACAGATCGGCGGCGCACTGGATGCCTCGCTGGCCCGCAGCGACGAGCAGCTGGCCTACTACGTGGCGCAGGCACGCGAGGTGGTCGACCTCAGCCTGCTGTCGCAGAAGCAGGTGATGGAAGAACTGCAGCAGCTGGCCACGCGCCGCGGCAAGGCCGGTAGCGCATGA
- a CDS encoding OmpA family protein — protein MSDELEVDGGSHAPIWAAFGDLMSVLLGAFVLILVGVVAVQLELSQRLDQEVKQRQAEAKRLQTLEQALAGPLAAGRVTLVDGRIGISGSVLFALNSDQLQPEGQELLRSLAAPLAAYLGTREEILMVSGFTDDAPVREGNRRFADNWELSAQRSLTVTRTLIADGVPADAVFAAAFGSEQPVSSNASEDGRARNRRVEIAPIAKPKAADAK, from the coding sequence ATGAGCGACGAGCTGGAGGTCGATGGCGGCTCACACGCCCCGATCTGGGCCGCCTTCGGCGACCTGATGTCGGTGCTGCTGGGCGCGTTCGTGCTGATACTGGTCGGTGTGGTTGCCGTGCAGCTGGAGCTGTCGCAGCGACTGGACCAGGAAGTGAAGCAGCGCCAGGCCGAAGCCAAGCGCCTGCAGACCCTGGAACAGGCGCTGGCGGGCCCGCTGGCCGCCGGTCGCGTGACCCTGGTCGACGGACGCATCGGCATCAGTGGCAGCGTGTTGTTTGCACTGAACTCGGACCAGCTGCAGCCGGAAGGCCAGGAGCTGCTGCGCAGCCTGGCTGCGCCGCTGGCCGCCTACCTGGGCACGCGCGAAGAGATCCTGATGGTCAGCGGCTTCACCGATGACGCGCCGGTGCGCGAAGGAAACCGGCGTTTCGCCGACAACTGGGAGCTGTCGGCACAGCGTTCGCTGACCGTGACCCGCACGCTGATTGCCGATGGCGTACCGGCCGATGCGGTGTTCGCCGCCGCGTTCGGCAGCGAGCAGCCGGTCAGCTCCAATGCCAGCGAAGACGGCCGCGCGCGCAACCGTCGCGTGGAAATCGCGCCGATTGCCAAGCCCAAGGCCGCGGATGCCAAGTAA
- a CDS encoding DUF2894 domain-containing protein produces the protein MPAKTAARATVAWKSRRLPSPRPRMPSKPPALDGLRALVRDLDAGSRSLPHYPQVPMLQQVQREWSELRSELQVRRSLRTEAPADGGPLNSAVLVQRMLDTMQATSPGYLRHFIDYVDTLSWLQALQDGAASGGDTAKPKRTRKPRNAG, from the coding sequence ATGCCAGCGAAGACGGCCGCGCGCGCAACCGTCGCGTGGAAATCGCGCCGATTGCCAAGCCCAAGGCCGCGGATGCCAAGTAAGCCGCCCGCACTGGATGGCCTGCGCGCACTGGTGCGCGACCTCGATGCGGGGTCGCGCTCGCTGCCGCATTACCCGCAGGTGCCGATGCTGCAGCAGGTGCAGCGCGAGTGGTCGGAGCTGCGCAGCGAGCTGCAGGTACGCCGTTCGCTGCGCACCGAAGCCCCCGCCGACGGCGGCCCGCTGAACTCGGCGGTGCTGGTGCAGCGCATGCTGGACACGATGCAGGCGACCAGCCCTGGCTACCTGCGGCATTTCATCGACTACGTGGACACCCTGTCCTGGCTGCAGGCGCTGCAGGATGGCGCCGCCAGCGGCGGCGATACCGCGAAGCCGAAGCGCACGCGCAAGCCGCGCAACGCGGGTTGA